The following coding sequences lie in one Syngnathus scovelli strain Florida chromosome 1, RoL_Ssco_1.2, whole genome shotgun sequence genomic window:
- the gpr101 gene encoding probable G-protein coupled receptor 101 → MMASSQAPALGPNVTEAPWDSGYDYPGGDPVWGSLANSILKIALISVIVCVSLFGNVVVLLVFQRKPQLLHVANRFVLNLLLADLLQTVLVMPFAIAATVPGVWPLDARLCQALVVLMHLFAFAGVNTIIVVSVDRYLAIIHPLSYPTRMTPHLGTNLIICTWVLSIVQSTPPLYGWGAIDFNHHHKMCSVVWSYSLSYSVVVATFSFWLPVLVMLGCYWMVFRAARRQNALVHPIQTRSYSQPCPQDFPGQTGSPPQQASSPDGPASAKVYPTRVRHRRFHYHCKAARVVFVIMASYILSMGPYSVLNTISMSARADVPTWLSSLALVLFFLQCCLHPYIYGYMHRSVRKEFLALLCGTFCKQGASSAAENCLTTAGEGRAGAHPHLPSLAARVFPMQTWEECTTSSSPTFERRSRDSRKETTTTSVSSDREPAGHRKQST, encoded by the coding sequence ATGATGGCGAGCTCTCAGGCACCCGCCCTTGGCCCCAATGTAACCGAGGCCCCCTGGGATTCGGGTTACGACTATCCCGGCGGAGATCCGGTGTGGGGCTCGTTGGCCAACAGCATACTCAAGATCGCGCTCATATCCGTGATCGTGTGCGTGTCCTTGTTTGGGAATGTAGTGGTGCTGCTGGTTTTCCAGAGGAAGCCTCAACTCCTGCACGTAGCCAACCGCTTCGTCCTCAACCTCCTGTTGGCCGATCTTCTCCAGACTGTGTTGGTCATGCCCTTTGCCATCGCGGCCACCGTGCCAGGGGTTTGGCCCCTGGATGCCCGACTGTGTCAGGCGCTGGTGGTGCTCATGCATCTCTTTGCGTTTGCTGGCGTCAACACTATCATTGTTGTCTCCGTGGACCGCTACCTGGCCATCATCCATCCTCTGTCCTACCCCACCCGGATGACGCCTCATTTGGGCACCAACCTAATCATCTGCACCTGGGTGCTCAGCATCGTGCAGAGCACACCGCCGTTGTACGGCTGGGGCGCCATCGACTTCAACCACCATCACAAGATGTGCTCGGTGGTATGGTCCTACAGCCTGTCCTACTCGGTGGTTGTAGCCACCTTCTCCTTCTGGCTCCCTGTTCTCGTCATGCTCGGATGCTACTGGATGGTGTTCCGGGCTGCTCGGAGACAGAACGCTCTGGTGCACCCTATACAGACGCGATCCTATTCCCAGCCCTGCCCTCAGGACTTCCCAGGACAGACCGGCTCGCCGCCCCAACAGGCCAGTTCACCTGACGGCCCTGCATCAGCCAAGGTGTACCCAACTCGTGTGAGGCACAGACGCTTCCACTACCACTGCAAGGCCGCACGTGTCGTCTTTGTGATCATGGCGTCTTATATTCTCAGCATGGGCCCCTACAGCGTACTGAACACCATATCCATGAGCGCCAGAGCAGACGTACCCACCTGGCTGTCCTCTTTGGCCTTGGTGCTCTTCTTCCTCCAGTGCTGCCTGCACCCATACATTTACGGATACATGCACCGTAGCGTGAGGAAGGAATTCCTCGCCTTGCTCTGCGGGACGTTCTGCAAGCAGGGAGCGAGCTCGGCCGCTGAGAACTGCCTCACCACGGCGGGGGAGGGCCGCGCCGGGGCGCACCCTCACCTGCCCAGCCTGGCCGCCAGGGTCTTTCCAATGCAGACATGGGAGGAGTGTACCACGTCATCCTCGCCCACCTTTGAGAGAAGGTCAAGGGACAGCCGCAAGGAGACCACCACAACCAGCGTCAGCTCGGATCGGGAGCCCGCCGGCCACCGCAAGCAGAGTACTTAA